The Loxodonta africana isolate mLoxAfr1 chromosome 23, mLoxAfr1.hap2, whole genome shotgun sequence genome has a segment encoding these proteins:
- the GHSR gene encoding growth hormone secretagogue receptor type 1, translating into MWNTTPSEEPGSNLTQEDLDWEESRDNDSLADEVLPLFPAPLLAGVTATCVALFVVGIAGNLLTMVVVSRSRELRTTTNLYLSSMAFSDLLIFLCMPLDLVRLWQYRPWNFGDLLCKLFQFVSESCTYATVLTITALSIERYFAICFPLRAKVVVTKGRVKLVILIIWAVAFCSAGPIFVLVGVEHENGTDPRDTNECRATEFAVRSGLLTVMVWVSSIFFFLPVFCLTVLYSLIGRKLWRRGRGDAAVGASLRDQNHKQTVKMLAVVVFAFILCWLPFHVGRYLFSKSFEPGSLEIAQISQYCNLVSFVLFYLSAAINPILYNIMSKKYRVAVFRLLGFEPFSQRKLSTLKDESSRAWTESSINT; encoded by the exons ATGTGGAACACCACGCCGAGCGAGGAGCCGGGGTCCAACCTCACGCAGGAGGACCTGGACTGGGAGGAGTCCCGCGACAACGACTCGCTGGCCGACGAGGTGCTGCCGCTCTTCCCCGCGCCGCTGCTGGCCGGAGTCACCGCCACCTGCGTGGCGCTCTTCGTGGTGGGCATCGCGGGCAACCTGCTCACCATGGTGGTGGTATCGCGCTCCCGTGAGCTGCGCACCACCACCAACCTCTACCTGTCCAGCATGGCCTTCTCCGACCTGCTCATCTTCCTCTGCATGCCCCTCGACCTCGTCCGCCTCTGGCAGTACCGACCCTGGAACTTTGGAGACCTGCTGTGCAAACTCTTCCAGTTCGTCAGCGAGAGCTGCACCTATGCCACGGTGCTCACCATCACCGCGCTCAGCATCGAGCGCTACTTCGCCATCTGCTTTCCGCTGCGGGCCAAGGTGGTGGTCACCAAGGGCCGGGTGAAGTTGGTCATCCTGATCATATGGGCCGTGGCCTTCTGCAGCGCCGGCCCCATCTTTGTGCTGGTTGGGGTGGAGCATGAGAACGGCACCGACCCACGGGACACCAACGAGTGCCGCGCCACCGAGTTCGCGGTGCGCTCCGGGCTGCTCACGGTCATGGTATGGGTGTCCAGCATCTTCTTCTTTCTGCCTGTCTTCTGCCTCACTGTGCTTTACAGCCTCATCGGCAGGAAGCTGTGGCGCAGGGGGCGCGGCGACGCGGCAGTGGGCGCCTCGCTCAGGGACCAGAACCACAAGCAAACCGTGAAAATGCTGG CTGTAGTGGTATTTGCTTTCATCCTCTGCTGGCTGCCCTTCCATGTTGGTCGATACTTATTTTCCAAGTCCTTCGAGCCGGGCTCCCTGGAGATTGCCCAGATCAGCCAGTATTGCAACTTGGTGTCCTTTGTCCTCTTCTACCTCAGCGCTGCCATCAACCCCATCCTGTACAACATCATGTCCAAGAAATACCGAGTGGCAGTGTTCAGACTTCTGGGATTCGAACCCTTCTCCCAGAGGAAGCTCTCCACTCTGAAGGATGAAAGTTCTCGGGCCTGGACAGAATCTAGTATTAATACATGA